In Brevibacillus brevis, a genomic segment contains:
- a CDS encoding 4Fe-4S dicluster domain-containing protein yields the protein MENLPKGQSIEEKQYLVRFKADTQSHLHVLSADVCATQCPDKLCTIFCPAEVYKWEEVRMHVGYEGCHECGSCRIGCPYENIKWEYPKGGHGIIFRLG from the coding sequence ATGGAAAACCTGCCCAAAGGCCAGTCGATCGAAGAGAAGCAGTATTTGGTTCGATTCAAGGCAGACACGCAGTCTCATCTGCATGTGCTAAGCGCCGACGTATGTGCGACCCAGTGCCCCGATAAGCTATGTACCATTTTTTGTCCGGCGGAAGTATACAAATGGGAAGAGGTGCGGATGCATGTGGGATACGAAGGATGCCACGAATGCGGAAGCTGCCGGATCGGCTGCCCCTATGAAAATATCAAGTGGGAGTATCCAAAAGGCGGTCACGGGATTATTTTCAGACTCGGGTAA
- a CDS encoding M67 family metallopeptidase — protein MSRTVWHEMIRHCVEERPTEACGLLSGRSGCAETIWRMENVEKSPVAFAMDSRQIQKVLQKMALKGESLVGIYHSHPTAPPVPSPEDIAYAYYPEAAYLIVSLSSPQPSLGCYRICGGRAFPLRFELR, from the coding sequence ATGTCCCGAACGGTCTGGCATGAAATGATCAGACACTGTGTGGAAGAACGCCCTACAGAGGCATGCGGACTGCTTTCGGGCAGAAGCGGATGCGCAGAGACAATCTGGCGGATGGAAAACGTCGAAAAGAGTCCGGTAGCGTTTGCCATGGACTCTCGTCAAATCCAGAAGGTCCTGCAAAAAATGGCGTTGAAGGGGGAGTCTCTGGTGGGCATCTACCACTCCCACCCTACCGCTCCTCCCGTTCCATCCCCCGAGGATATCGCGTATGCGTACTACCCGGAGGCGGCTTACCTCATCGTATCCCTTTCCTCACCACAGCCATCACTCGGTTGTTATCGGATCTGTGGCGGGCGGGCATTCCCGCTTCGCTTCGAGCTCAGGTAA
- a CDS encoding glycosyltransferase, whose amino-acid sequence MSVQHTPLVSIIIPVKNEGDNVRATITSLFNCRTNHSYEVIVVDDASTDNCCYFLTQQPSPQIQLITTEGIGAAAARNLGADHAKGSYLVFCDAHLTFENFWIDRLMDLILTKKADGVAPGIASLTEPHKIGYGQSLDHRLGVVWNPNPHQPSPVAVLPGGCFVVSKDVFRKVGGFDRGFRVWGFEDIEFSIKMWLFGYTCMVQPSVKILHLFRQSHPYTVVHEHVYYNMLRMAYSHFSEPRIEACKKLIVYAKASDIDDDVLTHGAAAQRMRYLAQRKYDDNWFFQKFRIPF is encoded by the coding sequence ATGTCCGTCCAGCATACGCCGCTGGTCTCCATCATCATTCCCGTAAAAAACGAGGGAGACAACGTGCGTGCCACCATCACCTCCCTTTTTAACTGCCGGACCAATCATTCTTACGAAGTCATCGTGGTCGACGATGCTTCGACGGATAACTGTTGCTATTTCCTCACCCAGCAGCCGTCTCCGCAAATCCAACTCATTACCACCGAAGGGATCGGCGCGGCGGCAGCCCGCAATCTCGGAGCCGATCATGCGAAGGGATCCTACCTCGTCTTCTGCGATGCTCATTTGACGTTCGAGAACTTCTGGATCGATCGGTTAATGGACCTGATTCTCACCAAGAAGGCAGACGGCGTGGCTCCCGGCATCGCTTCCCTGACGGAACCGCACAAGATCGGATACGGTCAGTCACTCGACCATCGCCTCGGCGTCGTCTGGAATCCGAATCCTCACCAGCCATCGCCGGTCGCCGTCTTGCCCGGCGGCTGTTTTGTCGTATCCAAAGATGTTTTTCGCAAGGTCGGGGGATTTGATCGCGGATTTCGCGTCTGGGGATTCGAGGATATCGAGTTTTCCATCAAGATGTGGCTCTTCGGGTATACGTGCATGGTCCAGCCTTCGGTCAAAATCCTGCACCTGTTCCGACAGTCTCATCCTTACACCGTCGTTCACGAGCACGTCTACTACAACATGCTGCGGATGGCTTACAGCCACTTCAGCGAACCGCGCATCGAAGCTTGCAAGAAACTGATTGTGTACGCGAAAGCCTCAGACATCGACGACGACGTCCTGACCCACGGGGCCGCCGCTCAGCGCATGCGCTACCTCGCCCAGCGAAAATATGACGACAACTGGTTCTTCCAAAAGTTCCGTATTCCGTTTTAA
- a CDS encoding peptidoglycan-binding protein → MNRNFTKIAAILSLSVSFTMIGQQAHAKAATFTPLKKGMNHSKVLEVEKMLDALKFDYKLKVDKLYNSYTAYNVKKFQKKYKLRQTGVVNLTTYNKLKQVYNAAQKPQKPDTKPTSPAKPSTPDQTATLKLGSTGDRVKELQKMLATLGYKVTATGTYDESTRFAVMLFQSRNKQTLTGEADAKTYSTIADQYKNHKPDANPSQPSAPSQNNNNNTSNNNNHSSQNSGSGQNSNAQVPLPSELTADEKEMVQLVNQERASRGLAPYQVDLQLTKVARVKAQEMVDKGYFSHTSPTYGSPFQMMDTFGIGYIAAAENIAQNPTVSGAHQMFMNSSGHKANILSGTYDYVGIAVVNGGPYGKTFVQMFLKK, encoded by the coding sequence ATGAATCGCAACTTTACGAAGATTGCAGCAATCCTTTCTCTGTCCGTCTCCTTCACCATGATCGGACAACAAGCACATGCAAAAGCCGCGACGTTCACTCCTCTGAAAAAAGGAATGAACCATTCGAAAGTCCTGGAAGTCGAAAAGATGCTCGACGCTTTGAAATTCGACTACAAGCTGAAAGTGGACAAGCTGTACAACAGCTACACGGCGTACAACGTCAAGAAATTTCAGAAGAAATACAAGCTCCGGCAGACGGGCGTCGTCAATCTGACCACGTACAACAAGCTCAAGCAGGTTTACAACGCGGCCCAAAAGCCTCAAAAGCCGGATACCAAGCCGACTTCTCCCGCAAAACCGAGCACTCCTGATCAAACTGCTACCCTCAAACTGGGCTCTACAGGCGATCGCGTCAAAGAATTGCAAAAAATGCTCGCCACGCTTGGCTACAAGGTGACTGCGACCGGCACCTACGACGAGTCGACCCGGTTTGCCGTCATGCTGTTCCAATCCCGCAACAAACAGACGCTGACAGGAGAAGCAGACGCGAAGACCTACAGCACGATCGCGGACCAGTACAAGAACCACAAACCGGACGCCAATCCGTCGCAGCCTTCCGCTCCTTCGCAAAATAACAACAATAACACCAGCAACAACAATAACCATTCTTCCCAAAACTCCGGCTCCGGCCAAAATTCCAACGCGCAAGTTCCCCTGCCGTCCGAATTGACGGCGGATGAAAAAGAGATGGTGCAGCTGGTGAACCAGGAGCGTGCGAGTCGCGGGCTTGCTCCCTACCAAGTGGACCTGCAGCTGACGAAAGTCGCACGAGTGAAAGCACAAGAGATGGTAGACAAGGGCTACTTCAGCCACACGTCTCCCACGTACGGCTCTCCGTTCCAGATGATGGATACGTTCGGCATAGGCTACATCGCGGCCGCTGAAAACATCGCCCAGAACCCGACGGTCAGCGGCGCCCATCAGATGTTTATGAACTCTTCGGGGCACAAAGCCAATATTTTGAGCGGCACCTACGATTACGTCGGGATCGCTGTCGTGAATGGCGGCCCATACGGAAAAACGTTCGTGCAAATGTTCCTGAAAAAGTAA
- a CDS encoding DUF1360 domain-containing protein — MYDISWIDLTILVLASFRLTHLIVFDEITSFLRDPFISVTFEMDAAGGMTRQLTFKGGPIRQWIGQLLSCYWCVGIWAALFIVLLYFYVPAAYPFLLLLAIAGAAAVIETRLYMG; from the coding sequence ATGTACGACATCTCCTGGATCGACTTGACCATACTCGTGCTGGCCAGCTTCCGTCTCACCCATCTGATCGTATTTGACGAGATCACATCGTTTCTGCGCGACCCCTTTATTTCCGTGACCTTCGAGATGGATGCAGCCGGGGGGATGACACGCCAGCTGACATTCAAAGGGGGGCCGATTCGCCAGTGGATCGGCCAGCTGCTCAGCTGCTACTGGTGCGTCGGCATTTGGGCAGCGCTCTTCATCGTTCTGCTTTATTTTTATGTACCGGCCGCGTATCCCTTCCTGCTCCTGCTCGCAATCGCGGGAGCGGCGGCCGTGATCGAAACCAGGCTGTACATGGGGTAA
- a CDS encoding glycosyltransferase family 2 protein, translated as MSLPLSPLPLVSVITPSYNQGKFIRDTIDSVLSQDYPHLEHIVVDGGSTDQTLSILQEYAQRDPRFRFVSEPDNGQSHAINKGLAMAQGEIIGWLNSDDTYLPGAIRKAVHAFQQQPACGMIHGLGRVTDEAGQAYSTYPSEKADAKKLFQSCVICQPSAFIRTHVFRQMGGVNEKLQFCMDYELWMRIAKAYPIGFVGEYLANARIHGACKSATQWHSVGVPEVLKSLAKHYSAIPPGWVSYLPHYRGMAVTDLLRQLKTLRSNSTRITGMNRYVDMWAPPILRATMESDPDAPAQILLVKGKIPGVPMQLPKPFTLTALVNGALAKRFTVTRALFALEIPLDPRSLTHRIDISSTSVGAPALPQVENKPVGGYMAEDLIPLTHEETIVYRAFRN; from the coding sequence TTGTCACTGCCACTGTCACCGCTGCCACTTGTATCTGTCATTACCCCCTCCTACAACCAGGGAAAGTTCATCCGCGATACGATAGATAGCGTCTTGAGCCAAGACTATCCGCACCTCGAACACATCGTCGTGGATGGAGGCTCCACCGATCAGACTCTCTCCATTTTGCAGGAATACGCGCAAAGAGACCCCCGTTTCCGCTTTGTTTCCGAGCCGGACAACGGACAATCACACGCGATCAACAAGGGGCTCGCTATGGCCCAAGGGGAAATCATCGGCTGGCTGAACTCGGATGACACGTATTTGCCTGGCGCGATCCGCAAGGCTGTGCATGCCTTTCAGCAGCAGCCCGCCTGCGGAATGATTCATGGACTGGGCCGGGTCACGGATGAGGCGGGCCAGGCCTACAGCACGTATCCGTCGGAAAAGGCTGACGCGAAAAAACTGTTCCAGTCCTGCGTCATCTGCCAGCCGTCCGCTTTCATACGCACCCACGTGTTCCGGCAGATGGGCGGCGTCAATGAAAAGCTCCAGTTTTGCATGGATTACGAGCTGTGGATGCGAATTGCCAAAGCGTATCCGATTGGGTTTGTAGGGGAGTATTTGGCCAACGCCCGCATACACGGCGCATGCAAATCCGCGACCCAATGGCATTCCGTCGGTGTGCCGGAAGTATTGAAATCACTGGCCAAGCACTACTCGGCCATACCGCCGGGCTGGGTATCCTACCTCCCCCACTACCGGGGAATGGCCGTGACTGATTTGCTCAGGCAGCTGAAGACGCTTCGATCGAATTCCACGAGAATCACCGGAATGAATCGATATGTGGACATGTGGGCGCCTCCGATCCTGCGAGCCACGATGGAGTCCGACCCTGACGCACCCGCCCAGATTTTGTTGGTAAAGGGCAAGATCCCCGGCGTCCCGATGCAGCTGCCCAAGCCTTTTACCTTGACCGCGCTTGTGAACGGCGCGCTGGCCAAGCGCTTCACCGTCACTAGAGCGCTTTTCGCCCTGGAGATCCCGCTGGATCCGCGCAGCCTGACACATCGCATCGACATCTCTTCGACCAGCGTCGGAGCACCGGCTCTCCCTCAAGTGGAAAACAAGCCGGTCGGCGGTTATATGGCGGAAGACCTCATTCCGCTGACGCACGAAGAGACGATCGTCTACCGGGCGTTCCGCAACTGA
- a CDS encoding DUF1698 domain-containing protein yields MGRHWTNDEIVAEIQKRAWYHKITLRPGIVTPGIEQLTDLWNMTRQSRSYLSYAGKRVLDLASFDGMWSFEAEQLGASLVVATDCMQPLYQNFEFCKQILESKVLPLYNITPYKLWEGLQVLLMDDFTNGLPFPQQIYHNKFDIVQHLGLLYHLRDPLWTLSQSRSVLKTGGHLLLETACILDMNQSMMVYNGPPGKMDRIYPDDTTWWLPTVPCLIEMLRGTLFEPIPESIRTIPSGKRSHYDAGRVSLVARAIPGSAIDQKAYAELIRVFRNPGLVPDYL; encoded by the coding sequence ATGGGAAGGCACTGGACGAATGATGAAATTGTCGCCGAGATACAAAAACGGGCCTGGTATCATAAAATCACGCTTCGGCCCGGCATCGTCACGCCCGGGATCGAGCAGCTGACCGACTTGTGGAACATGACTCGCCAATCCAGGTCGTATCTGTCCTATGCAGGCAAACGAGTTCTGGACCTCGCCAGTTTCGACGGCATGTGGTCGTTCGAAGCCGAGCAGCTCGGCGCCAGCTTGGTCGTGGCCACAGACTGCATGCAGCCACTGTACCAGAACTTTGAGTTTTGTAAACAAATTTTGGAAAGCAAAGTCCTGCCGCTCTACAACATTACTCCTTACAAGCTTTGGGAAGGGCTGCAGGTCCTCTTGATGGACGACTTTACAAACGGTCTTCCTTTTCCACAGCAAATCTACCACAACAAATTTGACATCGTGCAGCATCTCGGGCTGCTCTACCATCTTCGCGACCCGCTCTGGACGCTGTCCCAGAGCAGGAGCGTCTTGAAAACGGGCGGTCATTTGCTGCTCGAGACCGCTTGCATTCTCGACATGAACCAATCGATGATGGTGTACAACGGTCCTCCTGGAAAAATGGACCGTATCTACCCCGACGACACGACCTGGTGGCTGCCCACCGTTCCGTGCTTGATCGAAATGCTCCGAGGTACCTTGTTCGAACCGATACCCGAGTCGATCCGGACCATCCCGTCCGGCAAACGGAGCCATTACGACGCAGGCCGTGTCAGTCTGGTGGCCCGGGCAATTCCAGGAAGCGCGATCGACCAGAAAGCGTATGCGGAATTGATCAGGGTGTTTCGCAACCCGGGTCTGGTGCCGGACTACCTTTAA